The Solanum lycopersicum chromosome 6, SLM_r2.1 genome has a window encoding:
- the LOC101249646 gene encoding F-box/kelch-repeat protein SKIP30-like, producing the protein MTALIEGLPDAVAIRCLARVPFYLHPKLELVSHSWRAAIQSAELFKARQEVNSSEEFLCVSAFEPENLWELYDPTHDLWITLPILPSNISHFARFSVVSTAGKLFVLGGGSDAVDPLTGDQDGIFATDKVWSYDPATRAWNPRASMLVPRAMFACCVLDGKIVAAGGFTNRRKSICNAEIYDPETNVWVQLPDLHHAHNSACSGVVFGGKVHVLHKGLSTIQVLENFKQGWIAHEYSWLQGPMTVVRGKLYVMSNWFIYKQEGESRRMIVSASDFRRRIGYAMIGLGDDIYIVGGVNGPDYWNCSVKVLSDVDVLTLGSERPAWRKVAPLTRCRGTILGCTQLRI; encoded by the coding sequence ATGACTGCACTCATTGAAGGTCTTCCTGATGCTGTTGCCATTAGGTGCCTTGCACGGGTTCCATTCTACCTTCATCCAAAGTTAGAGCTTGTTTCCCATTCGTGGAGAGCTGCTATTCAAAGTGCTGAACTATTTAAAGCTAGACAGGAGGTCAACTCATCTGAAGAATTTTTATGTGTATCCGCATTTGAACCTGAAAACTTATGGGAGCTCTATGATCCTACGCATGACCTTTGGATTACTCTCCCGATTCTCCCCTCCAACATCAGTCATTTTGCTCGCTTCAGTGTTGTTTCTACTGCTGGGAAGCTGTTTGTTTTAGGTGGTGGCAGTGATGCTGTGGATCCATTGACAGGTGACCAAGATGGAATTTTTGCAACTGACAAGGTCTGGTCATATGATCCTGCAACCCGAGCATGGAATCCGCGTGCATCTATGCTTGTCCCTCGTGCCATGTTTGCTTGTTGCGTGTTAGATGGTAAGATAGTCGCTGCAGGGGGTTTTACTAACCGCCGAAAATCAATATGCAATGCAGAAATCTATGATCCTGAGACGAACGTCTGGGTACAATTACCTGATCTCCATCATGCGCACAATTCTGCATGCTCGGGAGTAGTTTTTGGTGGCAAAGTTCATGTCTTGCATAAAGGTTTATCAACTATTCAGGTTTTAGAAAATTTCAAGCAGGGTTGGATTGCTCACGAGTATTCTTGGCTCCAGGGCCCGATGACTGTCGTTAGGGGAAAGCTTTATGTTATGAGCAATTGGTTCATTTATAAGCAGGAAGGAGAATCAAGAAGAATGATAGTTTCAGCATCTGATTTTCGTAGGAGAATCGGTTATGCTATGATAGGGTTGGGAGATGATATTTATATAGTTGGAGGGGTTAATGGACCGGATTACTGGAATTGTAGCGTGAAAGTGCTATCTGATGTTGATGTCTTGACCCTTGGAAGTGAGAGGCCAGCATGGCGTAAGGTTGCTCCATTGACAAGGTGCAGAGGGACAATCCTTGGCTGCACACAGCTGAGAATTTAA